A window from Pseudooceanicola algae encodes these proteins:
- a CDS encoding FAD assembly factor SdhE has protein sequence MTEPFPVGEPRETRVKRMRMRSMRRGIKEMDIILMRFADAELDGLSAAELDAYDAVLSQNDQDLYQWVSGQQEAPANLAPMLARIAAVSG, from the coding sequence ATGACCGAACCCTTTCCCGTCGGAGAGCCCCGCGAAACCCGTGTGAAACGGATGCGCATGCGCTCCATGCGGCGCGGCATCAAGGAAATGGACATCATCCTGATGCGCTTTGCCGATGCCGAACTGGACGGGCTGTCGGCTGCGGAACTGGACGCCTATGACGCGGTGCTGTCGCAGAACGATCAGGACCTCTACCAATGGGTCTCGGGTCAGCAGGAGGCCCCGGCCAACCTGGCGCCCATGCTGGCACGGATCGCCGCAGTCTCCGGCTGA
- a CDS encoding MarR family winged helix-turn-helix transcriptional regulator: MSIQNAIGPRPVPPDYLVGYLDTLAMVERLHRLLLDVIKDEFERVGVLEINAVQALLLFNVGDNEVTAGELKSRGYYQGSNVSYNLKKLVEMGFMHHERCEIDRRSVRVRLTQKGREIRDIVAGLFERQSEGIESRNVMDFGTMESVNGSLRRLERYWTDQIRYIY; the protein is encoded by the coding sequence ATGAGCATTCAGAACGCGATCGGACCCCGGCCGGTGCCGCCGGACTACCTGGTGGGCTACCTGGATACGCTGGCGATGGTCGAACGGCTGCACCGGCTTCTGCTGGATGTCATCAAGGATGAATTCGAACGTGTCGGCGTGTTGGAGATCAATGCGGTACAGGCGCTGCTGCTGTTCAACGTCGGCGATAACGAGGTGACGGCAGGCGAGCTGAAAAGCCGCGGCTATTACCAGGGCAGCAATGTCAGCTACAACCTCAAGAAACTGGTCGAGATGGGGTTCATGCACCATGAACGCTGCGAAATCGACCGGCGCTCGGTCCGCGTCCGGCTGACGCAGAAGGGCCGCGAGATCCGCGATATCGTCGCCGGGCTGTTCGAACGGCAATCCGAAGGGATCGAAAGCCGCAACGTGATGGATTTCGGCACGATGGAATCGGTGAACGGCTCTCTGCGACGGCTGGAGCGGTACTGGACGGATCAGATCCGCTACATCTACTAG
- a CDS encoding DUF1194 domain-containing protein, which translates to MLRIALLLATLAASVAPASAESCRKALALGLDVSGSVDADEYRLQLDGLAAALGESEVRRALLDIPGAPARLMVFEWSGPADQRVLAPWRSIRSPGDIAALQDQLRHTQRQAMEPSTALGAAMNFARRELDAQDDCWSLVLDVSGDGVHNTRPHPASVDMGRITVNALAIGSGDGTGRGGESMGIQKLSAYFRAYVLRGPDAFVETALGFEGYHAAMARKLLRELQVLAVSQVTEP; encoded by the coding sequence ATGCTGCGGATAGCCCTGCTGCTGGCGACCCTTGCCGCCAGTGTGGCCCCTGCCAGTGCCGAAAGCTGCCGCAAGGCTTTGGCGCTCGGGCTGGATGTCTCCGGCTCTGTCGACGCGGACGAATACCGGTTGCAGCTGGATGGGTTGGCAGCAGCCCTGGGCGAGTCCGAGGTTCGGCGCGCGCTGCTGGACATACCCGGGGCCCCGGCCCGCCTGATGGTCTTTGAATGGAGCGGCCCGGCGGATCAGCGCGTCCTGGCCCCCTGGCGCAGCATCCGGTCGCCGGGGGATATCGCCGCCCTGCAGGACCAGTTGCGACACACCCAACGGCAAGCGATGGAGCCTTCGACGGCGCTCGGCGCGGCGATGAATTTTGCCCGGCGCGAGTTGGATGCACAGGACGACTGCTGGAGCCTGGTTCTGGATGTCTCGGGCGATGGGGTCCACAATACCCGCCCCCACCCTGCCAGCGTCGATATGGGGCGGATCACCGTGAATGCGCTCGCCATCGGGTCGGGGGACGGCACAGGGCGCGGTGGTGAGAGCATGGGGATCCAGAAGCTTTCTGCCTATTTTCGCGCCTATGTGTTGCGGGGACCGGATGCCTTCGTGGAAACCGCCCTGGGCTTTGAGGGCTATCATGCCGCCATGGCGCGCAAACTGCTCAGAGAGCTTCAGGTGCTGGCCGTCTCGCAAGTTACTGAACCCTGA
- a CDS encoding DUF1194 domain-containing protein, translated as MGEHGKHRPLVSGAPRRTRPLPCLARAGLALVGGCLAMLCSHGVQAQEQTGEAPCRLALVLALDVSASVDAEEYVLQRDGLAAALLLPEIRQAVLNGGGPVALAAYEWSGRQQQAIILPWTLLRSEGDLMRAASQIASAQRSHTGFPTASGYALGFGAGMLTRAPQCDRAVLDLSGDGINNEGFGPDLAYANFPFAGVVVNGLAILGPDDGVYDFYRDQVLHGPGAFLEIARGFEDFGQAMGLKLFREINDLQIGSDQIKAPGCCG; from the coding sequence GTGGGTGAGCATGGAAAACACCGGCCACTGGTAAGCGGCGCGCCCCGTCGGACCCGGCCCCTGCCATGCCTGGCGCGGGCCGGGCTGGCACTGGTGGGCGGCTGTCTGGCCATGCTGTGCTCGCATGGCGTGCAGGCGCAGGAACAGACAGGCGAGGCGCCTTGCCGCCTTGCCCTGGTACTGGCGCTGGATGTCTCGGCGTCGGTTGATGCCGAAGAATACGTCCTGCAACGCGACGGGCTGGCGGCCGCGCTGCTGTTGCCGGAAATCCGTCAGGCGGTGCTGAACGGTGGCGGTCCCGTGGCGCTGGCGGCCTATGAATGGAGCGGGCGGCAACAACAGGCAATCATCCTGCCCTGGACCCTTCTTCGAAGCGAAGGCGACCTGATGCGGGCCGCCAGCCAAATCGCCTCGGCGCAGCGCAGCCATACCGGGTTTCCGACGGCCTCGGGCTATGCGCTTGGCTTCGGGGCCGGGATGCTGACCCGTGCCCCGCAATGTGACCGCGCGGTGCTGGACCTGTCGGGGGATGGCATCAACAACGAAGGCTTCGGGCCTGATCTGGCCTATGCGAATTTCCCCTTTGCCGGTGTGGTGGTCAATGGGTTGGCGATCCTCGGGCCCGATGACGGGGTGTATGATTTCTATCGCGATCAGGTTCTGCACGGCCCTGGCGCCTTTTTGGAAATCGCCCGGGGGTTCGAGGATTTCGGCCAGGCAATGGGATTGAAGCTTTTCCGCGAAATCAACGATCTGCAGATCGGATCGGACCAGATCAAGGCGCCCGGATGCTGCGGATAG
- a CDS encoding VOC family protein, which yields MLRYLHTMVRVKNLEENMAFYDLLGLKEIRRVENEGGRFTLVFMAPEGQEDCPVELTWNWDGDDELPSDSRHFGHLAYRVANIYETCQKLMDAGVTINRPPRDGHMAFVRSPDNISIELLQEGNLEPAEPWVSMENTGHW from the coding sequence ATGCTGCGGTATCTGCACACGATGGTCCGGGTCAAGAACCTGGAAGAGAACATGGCCTTCTACGACTTGCTCGGCCTGAAGGAAATCCGCCGGGTTGAAAACGAAGGCGGGCGCTTTACGCTGGTTTTCATGGCCCCCGAAGGGCAGGAGGACTGCCCGGTCGAACTGACGTGGAATTGGGACGGTGACGACGAACTGCCCAGCGACAGCCGGCATTTCGGCCACCTCGCCTACCGGGTCGCGAATATCTACGAGACTTGTCAGAAACTTATGGACGCAGGTGTGACGATCAACCGGCCGCCGCGCGATGGCCACATGGCCTTTGTGCGCTCACCGGACAATATTTCGATCGAACTGCTGCAGGAGGGGAATCTTGAACCGGCAGAACCGTGGGTGAGCATGGAAAACACCGGCCACTGGTAA